Genomic segment of Antricoccus suffuscus:
GCGTCACGGCCGTCGTCGTACGCCGCGAAGGTGCGCGCGTGTCTGTCGACGAGATCGTGGCGCAGTGCAAGGCGCAGCTCGCGGGCTTCAAGCAGCCGCGCGACGTGATGTTTCTCGATGAGCTGCCCAAGACGGTCAGCGGCAAAATCCGCAAGAACGTGCTCCGCGAGCGGTTCGCCAACGACAAGGAGAGTTGATGATGACCTTTAGCGTGCTTGCCACCGGGCTGATGTTTCCGGAAGGCCCGGTCGTGCTGCCAGGCGGAGACGTGCTTGTGGTGGAGATCCACCGCGGCACGCTCACCCGAATCACGCCCGATGGCGGGGTCAGTGTCGTGGCCGAGGTCGGCGGCGGGCCTAACGGTGCCGCGCTCGGGCCGGACGGCCGGATCTATATCGCCAACTGCGGTGGCCTCCAGCGTTTCGAGGTCGGCGGCTATATCTTCGCCGGAGGTATTCCGGAAGACTACGAGGGTGGCAGCATCCAGGCGGTCGACCTGGGCACCGGCGAGGTCGAGACGATCTACAAGACTGCGGGCGACGTACCGCTGCGCGGGCCCAACGACATCGTGTTCGACGCGGCAGGCGGCTTCTATTTCACCGACTATGGCAAGAGTGACGGTGTCACTGGGGATCGCGGCCGGCTCTACTACGCGACGCCCGACGGTGCGTCGATCCGAATGATTGCCGCGGGCATGGAAGGGCCCAACGGGATCGGCCTGT
This window contains:
- a CDS encoding SMP-30/gluconolactonase/LRE family protein, encoding MMTFSVLATGLMFPEGPVVLPGGDVLVVEIHRGTLTRITPDGGVSVVAEVGGGPNGAALGPDGRIYIANCGGLQRFEVGGYIFAGGIPEDYEGGSIQAVDLGTGEVETIYKTAGDVPLRGPNDIVFDAAGGFYFTDYGKSDGVTGDRGRLYYATPDGASIRMIAAGMEGPNGIGLSPDGARLYVSETMTARVWWWDVTGPGQITGGKSLGGSGGGNFLYSPSEFINFDSLGVEASGNVCVASMVRPGISVIGPDGDLVEFVDIDTDGDPGITNICWGGKDMKTAYITASSTGKLLKMDWPRPGALLNFASEASK